In Bacillus solimangrovi, a single genomic region encodes these proteins:
- a CDS encoding 2-hydroxy-3-keto-5-methylthiopentenyl-1-phosphate phosphatase, whose product MSKKMIFCDFDGTITLNDNIIALMKQFAPPEWEAIKDAVLEQRISIQEGVSQMFALITSSKRAELTDYLVTQAELRPGFLEFVQFAKEHDYELKVLSGGIGFFVYPLLEGIIPREDIYCNEADFSQETINILWPYSCDEQCQNGCGCCKTSLIRKLAPSDAYKIVIGDSVTDLEQAKLADYVFACDYLLEKCEQLSIRHESFETFYDVMNGLREIEVRV is encoded by the coding sequence ATGAGTAAGAAAATGATTTTTTGTGATTTCGATGGCACGATTACACTAAATGACAACATTATCGCATTGATGAAACAGTTTGCTCCACCTGAATGGGAAGCGATTAAGGATGCTGTACTTGAACAACGCATTTCGATTCAAGAGGGGGTAAGTCAGATGTTTGCACTTATCACTAGTTCAAAACGTGCTGAGCTAACTGACTATCTTGTGACCCAAGCTGAACTACGTCCGGGTTTCCTTGAATTTGTACAGTTTGCGAAGGAGCATGATTATGAGCTAAAGGTACTTAGTGGAGGTATAGGATTTTTCGTTTATCCCCTATTAGAAGGAATTATTCCAAGAGAAGATATTTACTGCAACGAGGCAGATTTCTCACAAGAAACGATCAACATTTTATGGCCGTATTCGTGTGATGAACAGTGTCAGAACGGGTGTGGCTGTTGTAAAACGTCCCTGATTCGTAAGCTAGCACCGTCTGATGCATATAAAATTGTCATCGGTGATTCAGTTACAGATTTAGAGCAAGCGAAATTAGCAGATTACGTGTTTGCTTGTGATTATTTATTAGAGAAATGTGAGCAATTATCGATTCGACATGAATCATTTGAAACGTTCTATGACGTAATGAATGGCTTACGTGAGATAGAGGTGAGGGTATGA
- the mtnW gene encoding 2,3-diketo-5-methylthiopentyl-1-phosphate enolase gives MSNIIATYLVHDEGFNLEKKAEGIALGLTVGSWTTLPTVEQEQLRKHKGEVISVEKLPNDDVTDAFLSKKGQRGIIKIAYPSVNFTFDLPAILTTVFGKLSLDGAIKLLDLGFSEELYKSFPGPAFGVQGIRDLTGVHERPLLMSIFKGVIGKDAAELREQIKDQSLGGIDIVKDDEILFENPLTSIEERIPACVQGLEEAYQRTGKRTLYAVNLTGRTFDLKEQAKRAVSLGADLLLFNVFAYGLDVLQALREDPNIHVPIMAHPAVSGAYTSSPLYGISTKLLLGKLLRYVGADLVLYPSPYGSVALERGQALAVAENLTTDSIPFKPALPVPSAGIHPGLVPLLYRDFGLDCVINAGGGIFGHKAGVIAGGKAFRQAIDAVVDGISLQEAIKSAPELKQAIEQWGSSEVKA, from the coding sequence ATGAGTAATATCATTGCAACATATTTGGTTCATGATGAAGGTTTTAATCTGGAAAAAAAGGCTGAAGGGATTGCACTTGGATTAACCGTTGGATCATGGACGACGTTACCGACTGTAGAACAAGAACAATTAAGAAAGCATAAAGGCGAAGTCATCAGTGTAGAAAAATTACCGAATGATGATGTAACGGATGCATTTTTAAGTAAGAAAGGCCAACGAGGCATTATCAAAATCGCCTATCCGTCTGTAAATTTCACATTTGATTTACCAGCAATCCTTACGACTGTATTTGGAAAACTATCACTTGATGGTGCGATTAAGTTACTAGATTTGGGATTTTCGGAAGAATTATACAAGTCATTCCCTGGTCCAGCCTTTGGTGTGCAAGGAATTCGAGATCTAACAGGTGTACACGAACGACCGTTGTTAATGAGCATTTTTAAAGGTGTGATTGGAAAGGATGCAGCAGAACTACGAGAACAAATTAAAGATCAATCACTCGGTGGTATTGATATCGTCAAAGATGATGAAATTCTCTTTGAGAACCCACTTACATCTATCGAAGAACGTATTCCTGCATGTGTACAAGGATTAGAAGAAGCGTATCAACGTACAGGGAAACGAACGTTATACGCTGTGAATTTGACGGGACGAACGTTCGATTTGAAAGAACAGGCAAAAAGAGCAGTTTCTCTAGGTGCAGATTTACTGTTATTTAACGTATTTGCATATGGATTAGATGTGTTACAAGCATTAAGAGAAGACCCTAATATTCACGTTCCGATTATGGCACATCCTGCGGTAAGTGGCGCGTATACATCATCACCATTGTACGGAATTTCGACAAAATTATTGCTTGGGAAATTATTGCGTTATGTAGGTGCAGATCTTGTGCTCTATCCATCGCCTTATGGCAGTGTTGCACTTGAGCGAGGGCAAGCATTGGCAGTAGCAGAAAATCTTACAACAGATTCGATCCCGTTCAAACCTGCTTTGCCAGTGCCTTCAGCAGGTATTCATCCAGGTCTTGTACCACTTCTGTACCGAGACTTTGGTTTAGATTGTGTCATTAATGCAGGAGGAGGTATATTTGGCCATAAAGCAGGGGTGATTGCTGGAGGTAAGGCATTTCGACAAGCGATTGATGCTGTTGTTGATGGCATTTCGTTACAAGAAGCAATAAAGAGCGCACCTGAATTGAAGCAAGCAATTGAACAGTGGGGCAGTAGTGAGGTGAAGGCATGA